In a single window of the Nanoarchaeota archaeon genome:
- a CDS encoding TIM barrel protein — translation MGATVKFGTAGVPISATKRDTISGISRVRELGLKALEVEFVRGVHMSNETAKKVGTAAIEHGIDLSVHAPYFINLASEKAQTIAESKQRVLDSLERGEAMGAKIVVVHAGFYGKNAAASIGMIRDACIELAEKIRKESWNIILGLETSGKSSQFGTLDEIIELCRDIKECAPVIDFAHIYARQAGHIDYGKVLDAAKEYKHRRSIADATTYRDVAPHRHSIADTTLCRVFTPHLHCHFSGINYSIVSEGKGNERSHEPIGNPQFASLAREILRRKLDMTIICESPKLEEDALKMKEALKEDAKT, via the coding sequence ATGGGCGCGACAGTAAAATTCGGCACTGCCGGAGTTCCAATCTCTGCAACAAAACGCGACACTATTTCCGGAATCTCACGCGTCCGAGAACTCGGTCTCAAGGCGTTGGAAGTCGAATTCGTGCGCGGCGTCCATATGTCGAATGAAACCGCAAAAAAAGTCGGCACTGCGGCAATTGAGCACGGAATCGACCTTTCGGTGCACGCGCCGTATTTCATCAATCTTGCAAGCGAAAAAGCGCAGACAATTGCAGAAAGCAAACAGCGCGTTCTTGATTCGCTCGAGCGCGGCGAAGCAATGGGCGCGAAAATAGTTGTGGTGCATGCGGGATTTTACGGGAAAAATGCTGCGGCTTCAATCGGGATGATACGCGACGCATGCATCGAACTTGCTGAAAAAATCAGAAAAGAAAGCTGGAACATAATTCTTGGCCTTGAGACAAGCGGAAAGTCGAGCCAATTCGGCACGCTTGATGAAATAATTGAGCTGTGCAGAGACATAAAAGAATGCGCGCCAGTTATCGATTTCGCGCACATCTACGCAAGGCAGGCAGGGCATATAGATTACGGAAAAGTGCTTGACGCAGCGAAAGAATACAAACATCGTCGCTCCATCGCGGATGCGACGACTTATCGCGATGTCGCTCCTCATCGTCATTCAATCGCGGATACTACGCTCTGCCGCGTTTTCACTCCTCATCTTCACTGCCATTTCTCGGGCATCAATTACTCGATTGTTTCAGAAGGCAAGGGAAACGAGCGCAGCCACGAACCTATCGGAAACCCGCAATTTGCGTCATTGGCGCGCGAAATTCTGCGGCGCAAGCTGGATATGACAATCATATGCGAAAGCCCGAAACTTGAAGAAGACGCGCTGAAGATGAAAGAAGCACTTAAAGAAGACGCAAAAACTTAA
- a CDS encoding valine--tRNA ligase, protein MPLKEKTWSKEMEEPIRKKWRETKRYAFNENTKKPVFSIDTPPPYINAPVHIGHATVYTLMDMFARFKRMTGHEVIFPLGLDRNGLPIEVAAEKKFNVIPTVVGREKFIEYCEKLLEEFSMASVDTFYKLGHSFCSWELGNHLADGSKLSSKARNNIGDVYYTDSPEYRALTQATFIDIWKKGLVYEDKKVNNYCPQCRTTIADSEIDYKEEEITFNYVKFKVKETGEEIIIATTRPELICSCAMVIFNPEDARYKDLVGKTAITPIYGKEVPIKAHPYAKLDAGSGLVMMCSFGDSNDIRFFRDEKLEPIYSIGIDGKMNENAGFLAGLKVKEARKKIIEEMQAKNLIEKQINSSHRTPICERSKTPIEFVAMKEIYIRQLEFKEDMRKIAMKLNFYAPQSRQILLDWIDAISMDWAVSRRRYYATEIPLWYCKKCGETIVPEKGPYYRPWKDAAPVQKCPNPKCDSKEFAGETRVFDTWFDSSISPLYIMHYTDKPKFFAKYKPVTIRPQGREIVRTWLYYTLLRCHQLLGEPIFRDVWIHYHVTDEKGNKMSKSLGNVINPQEVIEKYGAESFRLWCALEGNIHSTDIMCSFPRIESGNKFLIKLWNASRFISSFPKAKLKDSELQPIDYWILGELNALIESTKKSYEEYDFHNPAMRIKNFVWEIFSSHYLEMVKNRAYNEKGAYTEKERNAALYTLHHVLFESMKLLAPIVPFITDKIYSELAEGDIHAEKFPEPTKAATQVSFSTADIIELNSAIWKAKKDAGQSLKAEVKELTMPEKFKPIERDLVQMHSVKKVVYDKEIKVII, encoded by the coding sequence ATGCCTCTGAAAGAGAAGACATGGTCAAAGGAAATGGAAGAGCCTATTCGAAAGAAATGGCGAGAGACAAAGCGCTACGCTTTCAACGAAAACACCAAAAAGCCGGTTTTCTCAATAGACACGCCGCCGCCATACATCAACGCACCGGTGCACATAGGCCACGCAACAGTTTACACGCTGATGGATATGTTCGCGCGTTTTAAACGCATGACCGGACACGAGGTCATATTTCCGCTAGGGCTTGACCGCAACGGACTTCCGATAGAAGTGGCGGCAGAAAAGAAATTCAACGTGATTCCAACTGTTGTCGGCCGCGAAAAATTCATAGAATACTGCGAAAAGCTTCTCGAAGAGTTCAGCATGGCATCAGTTGATACATTCTACAAACTCGGGCATTCGTTCTGCTCATGGGAACTCGGAAATCATCTCGCCGATGGCTCGAAGCTTTCGAGCAAAGCTCGAAACAATATCGGCGACGTATATTATACGGATTCGCCGGAATACCGCGCGCTTACACAGGCGACATTTATCGACATCTGGAAAAAGGGTCTTGTATACGAGGACAAAAAAGTCAACAACTACTGCCCGCAATGCAGGACAACAATAGCGGACTCAGAAATCGACTACAAGGAAGAGGAAATAACTTTTAATTATGTGAAATTCAAAGTCAAGGAAACCGGAGAGGAGATAATAATCGCAACCACGCGACCCGAATTAATCTGCTCGTGCGCGATGGTTATTTTCAACCCGGAGGATGCGCGCTACAAAGACCTTGTTGGCAAGACCGCAATAACGCCGATTTATGGAAAAGAAGTGCCGATAAAAGCTCACCCGTATGCGAAACTTGATGCAGGAAGCGGGCTTGTTATGATGTGCTCTTTCGGCGATTCCAACGACATAAGATTTTTTCGCGATGAAAAGCTTGAGCCGATATATTCTATAGGCATTGACGGCAAAATGAATGAAAACGCTGGCTTTCTCGCAGGGCTGAAAGTGAAGGAGGCGCGCAAAAAAATAATTGAGGAAATGCAGGCAAAAAACCTGATTGAAAAGCAGATAAATTCAAGCCACAGGACGCCGATTTGCGAGCGCTCAAAGACGCCGATAGAATTCGTGGCGATGAAAGAAATATACATCCGCCAGCTTGAGTTCAAGGAAGACATGCGAAAAATCGCTATGAAACTCAATTTTTATGCCCCTCAAAGCAGGCAGATTCTGCTTGACTGGATTGACGCTATCTCAATGGACTGGGCAGTGTCAAGGCGCAGGTATTATGCTACTGAAATCCCGCTCTGGTATTGCAAAAAATGCGGAGAAACTATTGTGCCTGAAAAGGGCCCGTATTACCGGCCGTGGAAGGACGCTGCTCCGGTACAAAAGTGCCCTAACCCCAAATGCGATTCAAAGGAATTTGCTGGGGAGACGCGCGTCTTTGACACGTGGTTTGACTCCTCAATCTCGCCGCTTTACATCATGCACTATACCGACAAGCCGAAGTTTTTCGCAAAGTACAAGCCAGTCACAATCAGGCCGCAGGGACGCGAAATTGTCCGAACATGGCTATATTACACACTTCTGCGATGCCACCAGCTTTTAGGCGAGCCAATTTTCCGCGATGTATGGATACATTACCACGTAACTGATGAGAAAGGCAATAAAATGTCAAAATCCCTTGGCAATGTCATAAACCCGCAGGAAGTCATTGAGAAATACGGCGCAGAGTCATTCAGGCTGTGGTGCGCGCTTGAAGGCAACATCCACTCCACAGACATCATGTGCTCGTTTCCGCGGATAGAATCCGGAAACAAATTCCTGATAAAGCTCTGGAATGCGAGCCGCTTCATTTCGTCATTTCCAAAAGCAAAATTGAAAGATTCCGAGCTGCAGCCTATTGATTACTGGATTTTGGGCGAACTTAACGCGCTAATCGAATCTACAAAAAAGAGCTATGAAGAATACGACTTTCATAATCCTGCGATGCGAATCAAGAACTTTGTCTGGGAAATATTTTCATCACATTATCTTGAGATGGTTAAGAATCGCGCGTATAATGAAAAGGGCGCATATACTGAAAAAGAAAGAAACGCCGCGCTTTACACGCTGCATCACGTACTTTTCGAATCAATGAAATTGCTTGCGCCGATTGTGCCGTTTATCACAGATAAGATTTACAGCGAACTTGCAGAAGGCGACATAC